A genomic segment from Gemmatimonadaceae bacterium encodes:
- a CDS encoding phospholipid carrier-dependent glycosyltransferase, producing MADEGLWTESSKNYVLYGDRFMDRLTHALLSPFFHVLSSAVFAVSGPSIAAARIISALAGAASPILFFVLIRRMTERRDLALWGALLFSVSEWAAFTSRVALIESLQLALILLTMVLITFDGWRMAVLAGVAFSLVLLTKVNAIFALAPCTVLLAQHARTNTHESDSKSPWKRVALRSCVFLVVSLGVAGAIYGLLYLSWPVEFTRAFKYELDGKHFEALSHPLVRVGRFGIDPIFAGRTLLALFREEPFFLVLASLGLVVASYLRPRGSLFFAAWLLIGGAYLLTQMFQPLRYFYLIFPAILFFAVVAIDAISSPRVPLTARLVRPQTAAISLIIVFELAYFAANGIANRGGGYANVVGWMQENTRPADRVLASALLSTDLKNRSYQFYRLLGSPQDLTRATQDFHIKYVVVDTSEWSLALRSEVARRFRLVRQWPNGAVYEVPGL from the coding sequence ATGGCTGATGAAGGGCTTTGGACCGAGTCCAGCAAGAACTACGTGCTCTATGGTGACCGGTTCATGGATCGTCTCACGCATGCGCTGTTGTCACCCTTTTTTCACGTCTTGTCGAGTGCTGTGTTCGCGGTTAGCGGGCCGAGTATCGCCGCCGCGCGCATCATTAGCGCCCTAGCCGGCGCCGCGTCGCCAATTCTTTTCTTCGTACTGATCCGGCGAATGACCGAGCGACGAGATCTGGCACTCTGGGGCGCGCTTCTCTTCAGCGTCTCTGAGTGGGCCGCGTTCACTTCCCGTGTCGCGCTCATTGAATCACTTCAACTTGCGCTCATTCTCCTGACGATGGTCCTGATCACATTCGACGGGTGGCGAATGGCCGTGTTGGCGGGAGTCGCGTTCAGTCTGGTACTGCTCACGAAAGTAAATGCCATCTTTGCTCTCGCACCGTGCACCGTGCTCCTCGCACAGCACGCTAGGACGAATACGCACGAGAGTGATTCGAAGTCGCCCTGGAAAAGGGTCGCTCTCCGTTCATGTGTCTTCCTGGTCGTGTCGTTAGGCGTCGCCGGAGCAATCTACGGATTGCTTTACCTTTCGTGGCCGGTCGAATTCACTCGAGCATTCAAATACGAGTTGGACGGCAAGCACTTCGAAGCCCTGTCGCATCCGTTGGTTCGCGTCGGCCGTTTCGGGATCGATCCGATATTCGCTGGACGCACACTATTGGCATTGTTTCGCGAAGAGCCATTCTTTCTGGTGCTTGCGTCGCTTGGTCTCGTCGTTGCGTCTTATTTGCGCCCACGAGGGTCGCTCTTTTTTGCTGCGTGGTTACTGATCGGAGGCGCTTACTTGCTGACGCAGATGTTCCAGCCGCTCAGGTACTTCTATCTCATCTTCCCTGCAATTCTTTTTTTCGCCGTCGTGGCGATCGACGCGATCTCCAGCCCGAGGGTGCCTTTGACCGCTCGACTTGTGCGCCCTCAGACAGCGGCGATCTCACTGATCATCGTATTTGAACTTGCTTATTTCGCTGCCAATGGCATTGCGAATCGTGGCGGCGGGTATGCCAATGTTGTCGGATGGATGCAGGAAAACACGCGGCCAGCTGACCGCGTGCTCGCGTCCGCACTCCTTTCCACCGACCTGAAGAACCGATCGTACCAATTCTATCGACTGCTCGGATCTCCGCAGGATCTAACGAGGGCGACACAGGACTTCCACATCAAGTATGTCGTGGTCGACACGAGCGAGTGGTCGCTCGCTCTTCGGTCTGAAGTGGCTCGTCGATTTCGGCTTGTCCGGCAATGGCCGAATGGCGCCGTGTACGAGGTTCCTGGCTTGTGA
- a CDS encoding glycosyltransferase family 4 protein has protein sequence MTVGLAKSDTDAGQPQITVTRRRLRIVHIYDGDYPTPDVRTEKVSRALTDAGCEVHIVARNRTWGPTREQLPEGLVHRMRPLKSLGQRLDAALGFPAFVNPRWVSLLSATVRTVRPDVIIARDLPLCPTALWVGRRFGVPVVFDMAENYPAMMRDIWNVSRQSALDWFVRNPTAVAAVERYCLPRVDHVITVVEESARRVISAGVPETRVSVVRNTPFLSRLPTLSEKDRSPTRPLELIYLGLIEIPRGIDEVLEALAILRSEQRAVHCTFIGSGRDEQLLRHRANALGLQTEAKFVGFVPYRDALRLVARADVGIVPHRATEAWNTTIPNKLFDYMGAGLPVLTSDAAPAARIIREAGAGEVFRSRDSRDLAFAITRLFDSDVRATCAEAGRRAVFERYNWAHDSQRLLRAIEAATERGGRSAGAGSYGRLMWV, from the coding sequence ATGACGGTTGGTCTGGCGAAAAGCGACACAGATGCCGGCCAGCCGCAAATCACGGTCACCCGTCGTCGCTTGCGCATCGTGCACATCTACGATGGCGACTACCCCACTCCCGACGTGCGGACTGAAAAGGTCAGTCGAGCACTGACCGATGCCGGCTGTGAGGTGCATATCGTCGCGCGAAACCGTACCTGGGGGCCGACACGAGAGCAGTTGCCCGAAGGTCTCGTCCACCGGATGCGGCCGCTCAAGTCGTTAGGCCAACGCCTCGATGCCGCGCTCGGCTTCCCGGCGTTCGTGAATCCGCGATGGGTATCGCTGCTCTCGGCAACGGTGCGAACAGTTCGGCCGGACGTGATCATCGCCAGAGATCTTCCCCTGTGTCCGACTGCGCTTTGGGTCGGGCGTCGCTTCGGAGTACCAGTCGTCTTCGACATGGCGGAGAATTACCCTGCCATGATGCGAGACATCTGGAATGTCAGTCGCCAAAGCGCTCTCGACTGGTTTGTGAGAAACCCAACTGCCGTAGCGGCTGTCGAGCGCTACTGTCTTCCTCGGGTTGACCACGTGATCACAGTTGTCGAGGAATCGGCGCGCCGAGTTATCAGCGCCGGCGTGCCGGAGACGCGCGTGAGTGTTGTAAGGAACACTCCATTTCTCTCCCGGCTGCCGACGCTATCAGAGAAGGATCGTTCACCCACGCGTCCGCTCGAGCTCATTTATCTCGGCCTCATCGAGATACCGCGCGGGATCGACGAGGTCCTGGAGGCCCTCGCTATCCTGCGCAGCGAACAGCGCGCCGTGCACTGCACGTTTATCGGTTCTGGACGCGACGAGCAGTTGCTGCGCCATCGTGCGAATGCGCTCGGACTGCAAACGGAAGCGAAGTTCGTGGGCTTCGTTCCGTATCGTGATGCGTTGCGACTTGTTGCACGCGCCGACGTTGGTATAGTCCCCCACCGCGCCACCGAAGCCTGGAACACCACGATCCCGAACAAGCTCTTTGATTACATGGGCGCTGGGCTACCTGTCCTGACATCCGATGCCGCGCCAGCAGCGCGCATCATTCGCGAGGCCGGCGCCGGTGAAGTCTTCCGGTCGCGGGACAGCAGGGACCTCGCGTTCGCCATCACGCGGCTATTCGACTCCGATGTTCGAGCAACGTGTGCCGAAGCCGGTCGCCGGGCGGTCTTCGAGCGATACAATTGGGCTCACGATTCACAGCGACTGCTGCGAGCTATCGAAGCTGCGACCGAGCGAGGCGGCCGATCCGCCGGCGCCGGTTCTTACGGCCGGCTGATGTGGGTGTGA